A single genomic interval of Ramlibacter sp. harbors:
- a CDS encoding trypsin-like peptidase domain-containing protein, with amino-acid sequence MIETLLLTTARVTTFDGDRLLTGASGFFFERDTRLFFVTSRHVFIDAPSKHHPNRIEIELHTDGTNLTRAASLSVLLYRDGKSIWRQGKDPAGDIDVAVVELERAALPPTAVLWSFSPAHLQRTLDEVEVGAPLLIVGFPLGFHDTLHHLPVVRQAAIASSFGIRFQGQGYFLTDARTHRGTSGAPVVMRSDSGDLPWKLLGVHSSRMDMRTRDFELDESLGLNCAWYADILLTLTAPLAAPAVAAPAAQARPASGAAPGGASGKVT; translated from the coding sequence ATGATCGAAACCCTGCTGCTCACCACTGCCCGCGTCACCACGTTCGATGGCGATCGCCTGCTGACCGGCGCCAGCGGTTTTTTCTTCGAGCGCGACACGCGGCTGTTCTTTGTCACCAGCCGCCATGTGTTCATCGATGCACCGAGCAAGCACCACCCCAACCGCATCGAGATCGAGCTTCACACCGACGGCACCAACCTCACCCGGGCAGCCAGCCTGTCAGTCCTGCTGTACCGCGACGGCAAGAGCATCTGGCGGCAGGGCAAGGACCCGGCCGGCGACATTGACGTGGCGGTGGTTGAACTGGAACGCGCAGCCCTGCCGCCCACGGCAGTGCTCTGGAGCTTCTCTCCGGCGCACCTGCAACGCACGCTGGACGAGGTGGAGGTCGGTGCGCCCCTGCTGATCGTGGGCTTTCCACTGGGCTTTCATGACACGTTGCACCACCTGCCCGTGGTGCGGCAGGCGGCCATTGCTTCCTCGTTCGGCATCCGGTTCCAGGGCCAGGGCTATTTTCTGACCGATGCCCGCACCCACCGCGGCACCAGTGGTGCGCCCGTGGTGATGCGCAGCGACAGCGGCGACCTGCCATGGAAGCTGCTGGGGGTTCATTCGTCACGCATGGACATGCGGACGCGTGACTTTGAGCTGGACGAGTCCCTGGGCCTGAACTGCGCCTGGTATGCCGACATCCTGCTGACCCTGACCGCGCCGCTGGCCGCTCCGGCCGTCGCGGCGCCCGCGGCTCAGGCCAGACCGGCCTCGGGCGCGGCGCCCGGTGGCGCTTCCGGCAAGGTCACCTGA
- a CDS encoding TOBE domain-containing protein: MPRLPRPQVSFTSALSHASADKRVDILRGVGASGSISQAARDAGVSYKAAWQAIDTLTNLAGVTLVERVVGGAGGGGARLTSAGQQLLAAAGEMARARHQVLGRLQHARPGGSAPAAFPHLAIRTSMRNQMPCAVASVQGPGPVVRVHLRLVDGTPLVARITRESAQLLALRPGQGVLALCKATAVAVSSATPGAPGASGAPGQNLLQARASRVSRSDEGDEISAVLPAGLALVGFAPAGSGLRARSRVSLAVDEAALVLALPD; this comes from the coding sequence ATGCCCCGTCTTCCCCGGCCCCAGGTTTCCTTCACTTCGGCGCTCAGCCATGCTTCGGCGGACAAGCGCGTCGACATCCTGCGCGGCGTGGGTGCGAGCGGCTCGATTTCGCAGGCGGCGCGCGACGCGGGGGTGAGCTACAAGGCGGCCTGGCAGGCCATCGACACGCTCACCAATCTTGCGGGCGTGACCCTGGTGGAGCGCGTGGTGGGCGGGGCTGGCGGTGGCGGCGCGCGCCTCACCTCTGCGGGGCAGCAATTGTTGGCCGCTGCGGGCGAAATGGCACGCGCGCGCCACCAGGTGCTGGGGCGCCTGCAGCACGCGCGCCCGGGCGGCAGCGCGCCAGCGGCGTTTCCCCACCTGGCGATCCGCACCAGCATGCGCAACCAGATGCCCTGCGCGGTGGCGTCGGTTCAGGGGCCGGGCCCCGTGGTCCGCGTCCACCTGCGGCTGGTTGACGGGACGCCCCTGGTGGCCCGCATCACACGCGAAAGCGCGCAGCTGCTGGCGCTGCGACCGGGCCAGGGGGTGCTGGCGCTGTGCAAGGCCACGGCGGTGGCAGTGAGCAGCGCCACGCCGGGTGCGCCTGGAGCTTCCGGCGCGCCGGGCCAGAACCTGCTGCAGGCCCGGGCCAGTCGGGTTTCGCGCAGCGACGAGGGCGATGAGATATCGGCGGTGCTGCCAGCGGGCCTCGCGCTGGTGGGTTTCGCCCCCGCTGGCAGCGGGCTGCGGGCACGCAGCCGGGTGTCGCTCGCCGTTGATGAAGCGGCACTGGTCCTGGCCCTGCCGGACTGA